The sequence below is a genomic window from Acidilobus saccharovorans 345-15.
GCAACGGGAGTTTTAAGCGTGAGCGGACCCTGAGGCCCACTCCATGAACTTAGAGACGGCCTCTTCCAGCGGCGTAAACTTAAAGTCGCTCAAGTACCTGCTGGAGTACTTGTAGTTGCTTGAAAGCATGCGGTACATCATCTTAAACGGCGATGAGGGCACAGCCGCGGCGAGCCTGATCGCCCACCTGGCGCTCACCGCGTGGCAGTCCTTCCTGAGCATCCTGCAGATCGTTTGACCCACGTCACTTATATCGACGTCGAAGGGCCAGTTGGCGTAGACCCACTTTCCATCAAAGGCGCCTGAGCCAGCCATAGCAAGTATCCTGGCCAGGTCCCCTGAGTACACCATGTTCCTCGAACCAAATCTCAGCGTAAGTCCGCGCTTTGCAGCCCACAGCGTTACCTTCCACTGGACCTCGTAGCCCCAGGGACCGAAGACCAGGGATGGCCTAACTATGGACCACTTGCCGCCCAGCCTCGTGCCCTCCGAGACGAGGAGCCTCTCGCCCTCAGCTTTCGTAACCTCATAAGGGGTCCTGTGAATGAACACCTTAGGGTTCAGGTGCTCATCCTCCTCCTCAACGAGGGACCCCCTCGGCACCCCCCTCAGCTCGGCCGCCACCGCCGTGGAGCTTACGTAAACAACCCTTGCACTGGCCTGAGACGCGGCCTGGACCACTTGCCTGAGGAGGCCTACGTGAGCTTCCTCGAACTCCCTGTAGCTCCCACTGATCTTGCCAGCTATATGGTAGTACACGTCCCCTCCCAGTTTACTTAAGGCCTCAGGTGTTATGGAGTCGAGTACAACCATGTCTACGCCCATCTTGCTTAAGTCATTTGAGAGGCCTGGCCTTCGCTTCACGGAGGACCTCCTAGCCACCACTACAACTTCATGACTTCCTTTGAGCTCAGCGGCTAAGTTTATGCCCACAAAGCCCACGCCGCCTACAAGCACATGCCTCACGGCAACTTCACACATTAGAAAAAGGCCAGGTTTAAGTTAAAATTATATGCAAGTATAACTAAAATGACGTTTGGTAGAGCCTTTTGGCTGTCCTGCGCACCTGGTCCTCAAGCACTTCAACTCCTATGCCACTTCTCGTAGGTGCTGATATGGTGCCGTCCCTGTTAAGCTCCCAGGGAGGTTCTACTATGTCGTTTTCATAATACCTGGAGCTCGCACTTACGTCATTAGGGTATTTGACACCCTCTAGCGTTGCCGCCGCCACCAGGTGCCCCCTGCCCACGCCGGTCTCAAGCATGCCGCCTATCCATATGGGCCTTCCCAGCTGCCTATACCAGAAGTCATGGATCCTCATGGTCTCGCCGAGGCCTCCTACCCTGGCAGGCTTCACATTTATTATCATGGCCGAGCCAAGCTGGTAGGCCTTCCTAGCGTCGTCTAGGTCTGTGATGCTCTCGTCAAGGCATATGGGCGTCCTTATTCTCCTGGCCAGCTCAGCGTGATCCACGAGATCCCTCCAGCCCAGGGGCTGCTCTATCATGAGCAGGTTGTACTCGTCCAGCCTCCTGAAGACCTCTACGTCGCTTAGGCT
It includes:
- a CDS encoding NAD-dependent epimerase/dehydratase family protein; this translates as MCEVAVRHVLVGGVGFVGINLAAELKGSHEVVVVARRSSVKRRPGLSNDLSKMGVDMVVLDSITPEALSKLGGDVYYHIAGKISGSYREFEEAHVGLLRQVVQAASQASARVVYVSSTAVAAELRGVPRGSLVEEEDEHLNPKVFIHRTPYEVTKAEGERLLVSEGTRLGGKWSIVRPSLVFGPWGYEVQWKVTLWAAKRGLTLRFGSRNMVYSGDLARILAMAGSGAFDGKWVYANWPFDVDISDVGQTICRMLRKDCHAVSARWAIRLAAAVPSSPFKMMYRMLSSNYKYSSRYLSDFKFTPLEEAVSKFMEWASGSAHA